In Capsicum annuum cultivar UCD-10X-F1 chromosome 8, UCD10Xv1.1, whole genome shotgun sequence, the genomic window TATATTTTTGAGGTATAcggatagaatgtcccaatttgatggactaataTATTATATTGCATTCTTCAGTGGTGGTAggtgattgatgctagactataggcttgaatttaatgtagaatgtggatgtaagaatagtggcttaagattaatgatgaatgtaacaccctatatttttgtgtgtacttgttctatttatatggaacttgataTATCTTTGTGGTGTATATGGAGTTCTAAATACATCCCATGTGGTTTAatgtgaccaagtatatacaaattttaagttagattaaagagttaagaactaaaaattgagtattttgttaaggtgctttcttgacttactTAAGCTAGTAGGTAGATCACTTActtgagctatttggaccaaTTTAATGGGATCAAGACCATGTATCAGATTAGGCCTtatattaatgtactcatttgagtccaaattaagtaaaagagaaagaaaatggagaaaagaggcccaatactcaaatctgccaaataccaagtaaaagagaagaaaaggaggaaaaattggtagctaaggcccaatagtttttgaTCCACAAAGGCACAATATATTGGTCAAGTGTATAAATCAATTAATTGACAAAATATGGCCCAAAATTAGTCAATAAATTCGTCCAATGAGCAGCTCCTATTTATGGATAGAACTCaacaatttttctcattttaacttagacaaaatttccagctttctaggtttttctctcttgttctctcttggctATAAAACAAACCTATAATTCCACAAGGTTTCTTGGGATTTACTTTCCTTCCAAgctaaaggtaagtgaacaattCATGAGCTTGTACCATGGAAACTATATGTTCTTTAAGATTAATTTTCGGACAGCCCTCTTTATAAGTTTGGACAgtccattgttcttagttattaagggatttctctttctcttttgaTGTATGTGTGATGGGATTATCCTATTGAGGAAATACATATTAAGACACAAAaataccaaggaaatcaaggtatggtTGCTGTCCACTTTTGTCTTTTTTCCATATACATGTGTTGATAGAGGATTGCATATATTGGGTTGCTATTAAAGGACGATTGGGTGTTGTTGCggactgttttgtgtgtttgtgttgtgGGCTGCCCGGTTGCTATTGGGAAAAGGTatgattagtttgtattgaattATAGAAGATGGATATGGTGATACaccactgaatttatgattgtgtatgtctattACTCATTTCGTTTTGTGTGTGTTGATTGGAAGGTGAAATGAAGCCGAGGTTGTGTCGggggatattatatgaatatgtatggtatgtggctGTAactggagtataagagggttaaaatGACACCCTTtgttgataaattaagggcttacttcccggccactagtttggtgaagttaaatagccaaaatgtgaCGTTTAGTTGGTAATATTAGTTTGCCAtatgtagataagtaatctaaaagtgAGGGAAGTCGAGTTGGGCTGGTATTGGATTTTTACaactaggtatgtaaggcatactctattttgcactcttggcGTGAAAACAGATACTTGTTCCATCGAGTAAGCTTCGAAGGTCATCCAAAAACACGTGCTAAATAATAGCAACTATGATATCCCATGTTACTAATGAACTTATTCCCACTCTATAATGTATTAAACCACCTCGATACATGCTTGCTACCTATCCTATATGCCTATTTTCACtagtaaatttcagaatttctccggttactcaaataagacccatgtgttatttttaactcctaaacacttcattagtgtgccaacaactccttgcttcattgttattgcattgattgcCTATTTACAGGTCTCTTATCGATAGatcattgtttcaaggtaccataaggTTATGATCACtgaagtaacaatctcaaaaggCTAATAAACTAAGTAACGGAAATCTGTTAAACGGGTGGCGGCTCAGGGGTATAgacctagcatgggccgatcccgatactttatatgtaggtggaagctcaggggaataagcctgatttattatttaccactaattagctggtcatttgtatcatatggattacaaagataatgaagtaagaaggtaaaaagaagaaagaaatgtaatgtaccCTGTTCCACAAGTAAATGTAAAGGTGGTCCACTAGCACTATTCTTAcacttgtttcatatttttattgagCCTTTATGTCATGTATTGTTACTTTTCcgccttgcatactcagtacatttttttCGTACTGACTCCCCTTATGGGGGGACttatatttcatgctacaggcacaggtgcttcGGCAAACATGCCTCCTCAGTAGGAGCCCAGGATATTcatctgctattggtgagctccagtttgcttcgaggCTTTTCGAGTCGGTTCCctatatttttggtattgtataaaagttaatagtatggcgggggtttgtcccgaccttagctaaattttgtgtatcatctagaggctttgtagaccaatgtaaagttaagcatggtagtgtgttatcttgtagatgttatggccccaacggccaagtctaTTATGTATATAGTTTTAGGGCTTgtcgtttatatttttttttcattaaggcattatatCCGTATATGGAAAAACCTTTGCCTATTATAGTTGCATGCATGTGAATTCCAAGGTTATaggttggttctctcgggccttcacggctacgggtgcctgttcgccccaataggatttgaggcgtgacaaaagtggtattagaGTGAGTCATCCTAGGGaatctacaaagccgtgtctacgtagagtcttgtttatgggtgtgttgtgcaccacatctataaacaagaggctatgggacatttaaggattgtctcttttcttcatatcttagatcgtgcaatagagctcACGTTGCAGATAAAGTCATATTTAACTATTGAAtctttttgtttctcttattatagtaaggATGCCGGTTACGATGAGTAAGAGTATAGGAAAGCAAATAGATGTGGCTGCCAGAGAAGGAACTAGCAAGACACCACCTatacaagctaatcaaagtgaggctcaagctgagtatgtattagaaacttcttccactccagaagagctaagaaggagGAGAACCGCACCCTCAGAgacacctattaatgctactgatcaagatcttagaaatgcggTGCAACTTTTATCTCGTATAGTTGTTGgacaagctcaagggcaagccattcctactacaggttctagtggtgcaaATAGAGCAGCTAGCCTTAGGACGCAAGACTTTCTTAAGTTGGATCCTCCCACCTTCACCGAATCAGATATTAGTGAAAACCCACAGGACTtcattgatcaaatccaaagggctctagatgttATGCATATATCAAGTGAAGAGACAGTTGAGTTAGCAGCATATAGATTTAAAGggaaggctatattttggtacgaagactggaaacgatctagagGTATCAATGCACcctcagctacttggaaagagttcaaagaggcatttcttgatcattaccttccattcgATATTCGACAGGCCCATGcagatcagttcttgaatcttctcctagggaatatgagcgtgaaggagtacaGCCTCCGATTTAACtccttgtctaggtatgctcctaatgttgtagctactatggatgatagagttcattgaTATGTGGATAGGTTagatccatatttggttagagattgtactattgctgctttgaacaaagacatggacatagcaaggatacaagcttttgcatAAAAATTGGAGGGTCAGAGGCAAAGGAGAAGAACAAAAGAATTGGAAATAGGATATTGCAAGAGGTCCAGATCTACGGGgtagtttatggcatcccaaggagattTTAGGCTTCGATTTTCTAATATACCACccaggccattatcttcttattctgcagctagtgctccaccacagtttcaagggtccaAAGATAATCAATTTGGGctaagaagtgagagtcagagttcacgaaGAATGGGGTATCAAGGGTAAGGAAGTATGAGCCAATTAAGACCTCCTCGACAACCATGCAAACAATGTGGAAAGTTTTATTTAGGTGCATGTCGGTTCGAAACAAATACTTGCTTTTGGTatggtatgtcggggcatatgatgagagaatgcccaaaagaggcataggtggtatggcacgacctactggatcagccgttgcatcatcatcatcggtacCTTATTCATGTAGTGGTGCACAACCTATGGGTCATGTTAGGGGTGATAAAGGAGCAACTAgttctagtggagttcagaatcgtacgtatgctctagcggatcgacaaaatttagaggcttctccagatgtggttacaggtacattgtctatcttttcacttgacgtatatgcattaattgatcccggttctacctTATCATAtatcactccattggttgctggaaagttcaaaagaacaccagaattggTAGTTAAGCCATTGGAAGTATCTACGCctattggggaatctattatagctagaaggatTTATCGAAATTGTAttataactatttgtggtcgcgatacgatggctgatcttgttgagctggaaatggtagattttgatgttataatgggtatggactggttagcGTCTtattatgccacagtagattgccgaactaaaagggtgtatttccattttccaaaggaggcagtccttgaatggagaggtaatattggtgcaccaagaggtaaatttatttcttattttaaggcaaaaagaatgatttccaaaggttacatatatcatctagttagagtgaaggatatagatgaggagccaccaactcttcaaactattccggtggtaaatgaatttcctgatgtatttcctgaagaccttccaggtttgcctccagaacgagaagtggagtttggtattNNNNNNNNNNNNNNNNNNNNNNNNNNNNNNNNNNNNNNNNNNNNNNNNNNNNNNNNNNNNNNNNNNNNNNNNNNNNNNNNNNNNNNNNNNNNNNNNNNNNttatgccacagtagattgccgaactaaaagggtgtatttccattttccaaaggaggcagtccttgaatggagaggtaatattggtgcaccaagaggtaaatttatttcttattttaaggcaaaaagaatgatttccaaaggttacatatatcatctagttagagtgaaggatatagatgaggagccaccaactcttcaaactattccggtggtaaatgaatttcctgatgtatttcctgaagaccttccaggtttgcctcctgaacgagaagtggAGTTTCGTGTTGATGTGATTTCAGGCGTCCAACTAATCTCagttcctccgtatagaatggccccggaagaattacgagaattgaaagagcaattgaaagacttgctagagaaaggattcataaggcctagtatgtctccctggggcgcaccagtgttatttgtgcgtaagaaagatggttcattgagaatgtgtattgactaccggcAACTGAATAAGttgactattaaaaataaatatcccctcccaagaattgatgatttatttgatcatttaCAAGGCgccaagtgtttctcaaagattgatttgaggtcaggttaccaccaagtgagggtcaaagagaaggatatatccAAGACAACTTTTCGAACAtggtacggtcattatgagttcctaatcatgtcatttgggctaacaaatgcacccgcaacttttatggatttgatgaatagagtgtttaagccattcttagatgtgttcgtgataatttttatagatgatattctagtttattccagatcagaagaggaccatgccaatcatttACGACAGGTATTGCAGATTCTTCGTGATCGTAAGCTATGtgtaaagttctctaaatgtgtgttttggttaaaatcggtgggattcttgggtcatattgtatctagtgaaggaataaaggttgatactcaaaagatagaagccgtgaaGAGTTCGCCAAGTCCCACAACGCCTacagagattcgtagttttcttgggttggcaggttattatagaaggtttttcttcaatttctgcacctttaaccaAGCTAACACTCAAAGCatccaagtttcaatggaatgatgcccatgaaaggagtttccaaaatctgaagaataagttgacttctacacccgtattggtacttccagaaggcacataagggtatgcagtgtattgtgatacttcaaaAATtgtcttaggatgtgtattgatgtagcatggtaaagtaatagcataAGCCTCCAGActattgcggccacatgagaaaaactatcctacacacgatctcgagctagcagcagttatatttgctttaaagatatggcgccactacttgtatgggattcatgttgacatatatactgatcataagagtttgcaatatatctttagccagaaggatctaaatttgaggcaacggaggtggcttgaattattaaaagactatgatgttgatatcttgtatcatccaaggaaagcaaatatggtagctgatgcactaagtcgtaaggctatgatagCGTCTATAGAAAggaaagggatgattaaagatctccaccaactagctaatttgggggttcgccttcttgaaactccagatgaggggCTTAGTGTACATAATGcagcagaatcttcattagtagctgaagtaaaagagaagcaatatgtagatacaattttattacagcttaaggagaatgtacaatgtggtacgactaaggcatttgagcttacgcgggaaggagtacttcagtgccaaaatagattatgtgtgcctgatgtagatgggctaagaaagaggattatgatagaggcacataaaattttataatttgtgattttgacatgttataatttttttgtagctataaaatttttgaagcttgtagtttttaaaaaatgtgtaatatttatatttatgtgacTATTGAAATTTATTCAACTTTCTATGTATAGAAGAAAAGAAACTTCAACAATTTTTTAGGAAATTGATGCAAGACTTTCTAGAAAGATGCCTGAATGAGTTACTTGCAAgtttcatctttcatttttactggttcattatttcaaaaataaatttttatttttacttattatttttaatatatcaagagaatatatttttttttcatgttttatattTTGCATTAATTACTAATTCTTCATGTCATTTTTCAATACTTATAATACGTAAACATCAACTTTtcatttctaaaaaaatttgCACAAAGCATAAGActattcaagaattcaagatctaCACCAATTATCACTCTTATAGACTTGGTAGGGTCCAAAGAAAGTCCCCACTCCAAGTTCTAAACACGTTCTTGGAAAATTGGTTCTATCAAACTCGAGTTGTCTTCGTCAAACTTTTCTTCCTTCTTAAAAAAAAGGCAGCCCGATGGACAAAGCATCTTGCATTAGCAGagtctactttttcttctttgaaattGCGTTAACTAAGCTTCAACCACAAGCTAGTCttgttactataaaaattaatattttaagttattaattattgtgatttgtggtaacaaattagttttgaatatgatatccaattaaataaataaataaaaaattactttcaatatgtagttatagttaattaatataaataatagaatatattaaatatttaaatcattatgatgaaataataaaattattatatattgaaacatgGTATATAATTAAATGGAAGTAGAAGAATTTTTTGATAATTGCGTGAGAGTGAGAGGTGGCctaaaccacctcttctatataatagaaaagaaaagaaacttcaACAATTTTTTAGGAAATTGATGCAAGACTTTCTAGAAAGATGCTTACTTGCAAGTTGCTTCCTCCATTTTTACTGgtccattatttcaaaaataattttttatttttacttattatttttaatatatcaagagcagatatttcttttttcatgttttatatttagcattaattacttattcttcaTATCATTTTTCAATACTTATAATACGTAACATCAACTTATCATATCTAAAAAATTTTCACAAAGCATAAGActaatcaagaattcaagatctACACCAATTATCACTCTTATAGACTTTTCTTTCTCCTTTAAGAAACGGACAGTCTGGTAGGGTCCAAAGAAAGTCCCCACTCCAAGTTCTAAACACGTTCTTGAAAAATTGGTTCCATCAAACTCTAGTTGTCTTCGTCAAACTTTTCTTCCTTCTTAAAAGAAGGGCAGCTTGGTGCACAAAGCATCTTGCATTAGCAGGgtctacttctttttcttcttcgaaaTTGCATTACCTAAGCTTCAACCACAAGCTAGTCTTGGTAagctatatgaatcctcactaTTCACTGAAAATGACTTGGTGACCTTCGTGGAATTGCTTACTCCTAAGTAATAAAAGTTTGATGCTTGTATGAACCTGTACGAAAACTTAATCATTAAAGAacctttcaattcaaatttatataGAGATTTCTTATGCCCTTAATTCATACTCAATTTTCCTACGACACTTAAGACGTGACCTTTACACCTAGATCCAATAAAATTCCTAGATTCAGGTCCAAGTACATATGAAGAGCGGTCATATTTGTTTTATCTTTAGCTCGAACGTTCAGGGTGTTACATATTCTCAACCTAGGAGTCATCAACTCGCAGACTAACACCAAAGATAGCAATAAAAGAATTTGGCCTTTAAGGCAAACTTTTCGCTCCAAAAGGTCCCTTttccaataattttttcttatctttcgCTCTAATATTTCAGAAGAAAACCATAACACATGCAACCATCTTTGTCTAAAATTGACTGAAACAGAAAAATGCATTGACTTGACAATGTGAACTACTGATAGTTTTCTGCATTCATTTGTGTGACACATCAAATGATTAATTCTAAATTGCCAtttttgctatatatatatatatatacacctcaTCAAAATTATTGAATAGACACACAAAGCAaacatttcttgatttcttgatcatGCAATGGATTGAATATATGGTTAATATGTCACGTCTGGGATCCTGCACTGTCTTCCATCAGCAGGTAAATTATCGTGCAAAATTGGCTCGACCTAGCACACTATGTAAGGCGCTGTATGCATACTAGATTTCCATCCTAACCTTATTCCTCATATGTAAAGTTATAAAGAAACCACACAGATTCAAAAACATAGTAGAGTTTGCACACCTGTTACACTGTCAATCAATTAACATATTCTATTATGTGACTTAATGGTATCTAATGTTTGAGAATGACATTCTCTATTCTTTTGGCTACTTAAATATACTTGGCTAGATCAATTATTGATCCAATAAAGtattcttttttaataaaataggTCCACATAATTTGTGTGATGTAGCtttctttgaaatttctacggcaAGACTtgaaaaatataacatatttCTCACTCACAATTTATTATCTTTCTTGGCTTAATTTCCTCcgttctttattttttgtttttgagagaTGCGCAGCCCATTAACGAGTTCAATTGAACTCATTTTTCTCAGACATGAAACACAAATATATTATGAATCCTCACATTTCAATCATGAGACGATTTGTATAGTTGAACATGTCTAGTAAGAATTTATATAGGCGATTTCAACTTTTATGGGACTGAGGCATAATCATTGTCCTCAATAATGCAAATATGTTACATTACGGTGTTGTATTCTATTTGTtattgttttgcccgtttttTTTCTTCCATGTTCCAAGTACCTGGATTTGGTTTCTGACACTGGAAATTCTTTATTTGTTTTgacagttttattttatttaaaaagcaAACGTACACGTACTTGGACaagcaagaatttttttttttttttaaaaagcaaaaacaaaacaatttattttcttagacAAAATAGACCCAACTGGCATTTTCCTTGGCAAGACTAAAGACTTGAGCATTGACATAGAGAATGACACCTTCTAAACTTGGAATAGAAAGTTCAAGGCAAAACACATACAAACTTAGAGCATATGGAGATAATTTCTTCCCTAATTTCTCTGTTTTGATCGCATTTTTTTCAATAACAGTGGTGATCAAACTAACTTGTGTATTGAATACGTGCTACCTTTCACCAGTAACTATGAAAGAACAGTCTCTCATTcaccaaattttattttcatttgtctaTGGTATGTTGAAATATATGAAACAGCAGTCTCTCACTCACCAATAGAAAAAAATGTATAATAGCATTGGACTTAACGAATCAGTGGTATTGAATATATGAACATCATGTCATGTCTGGTCTCCTGCACtgtattagagatttcgtagactgatgTTAGTCTTTGAATTTGTTCAGTTGATCTATTATAATGACCATGTGACCGTATGTTGAAACTTCTGCATCTCTTATATTGTTTGATTGACGTATGTGGTTCACATGTATATTTTTAAGTTGAATGGAATTTGTGTAAATAATGCCATGTACCTTGTGTTTTCAAAATAAATGGTAGATTTCATTAgtctaaaaaaatcttttaagtagAATTCCACTGAATAAGCCATTATGTAATCGACAAGTTAAATTTGACTGAAAGTGACTAGGTAACCTTCTTGGAATTGATTACTCCAAAGCAATATGCAGATGTAGATTTTTCTTTGCTTAATTTGTAGTTCACAATATTTGTCTAGTTAGACTAAATGAATCAGTAATAGAATATATGAACTATTTTCCATCGACAGAGTATATTCTCGTGGAAAATTGGTTCTATCAAACTCGAGgtcttttcctttttaattcttgacttgaaatgtTTTAGTCAAGCTTTCTACACCAATTAATGCTCATCTAGTCTTTTCTCTTCCCTCTAAAAATtaaacttaataaaataattgtttcCAACTTGTACGATTAATATTCTAAAGAAACATTATCC contains:
- the LOC124886381 gene encoding uncharacterized protein LOC124886381 isoform X2 codes for the protein MPVTMSKSIGKQIDVAAREGTSKTPPIQANQSEAQAEYVLETSSTPEELRRRRTAPSETPINATDQDLRNAVQLLSRIVVGQAQGQAIPTTGSSGANRAASLRTQDFLKLDPPTFTESDISENPQDFIDQIQRALDVMHISSEETVELAAYRFKGKAIFWYEDWKRSRGINAPSATWKEFKEAFLDHYLPFDIRQAHADQFLNLLLGNMSVKEYSLRFNSLSRYAPNVVATMDDRVH
- the LOC124886381 gene encoding uncharacterized protein LOC124886381 isoform X1, with the protein product MCDGIILLRKYILRHKNTKEIKAQVLRQTCLLSRSPGYSSAIVRMPVTMSKSIGKQIDVAAREGTSKTPPIQANQSEAQAEYVLETSSTPEELRRRRTAPSETPINATDQDLRNAVQLLSRIVVGQAQGQAIPTTGSSGANRAASLRTQDFLKLDPPTFTESDISENPQDFIDQIQRALDVMHISSEETVELAAYRFKGKAIFWYEDWKRSRGINAPSATWKEFKEAFLDHYLPFDIRQAHADQFLNLLLGNMSVKEYSLRFNSLSRYAPNVVATMDDRVH